AAAAGGGACCTTTTTGCCATTGGAAGAACATCTTTCCTACCCTGCAGACCACACTACTGAGCCCACAGTATCTTCAAGCGAACGCAGATATTTACAGAGACAAACAGCAATGTCAGTTCCCATGCTTGTGGCACACTGTGGCACAACAgtctagtacagccattttcaaccaactgtgctgtggcacattgatgtgccatgtgtggtccacaggtgtgccacaggaatttggaggaaggtcatttattagtagagccaatgggggatgagagccccccGCTGGtaacatggtgtgccttatcaattttcaaaaacctgatggtgtgccttgacaattttagtgccttggctgcttgtcagtgtgctgtgagatgaaaaggttgaaaattgctggtttagtgTGATGAAGAAACAGAATCCCAGGTGGGACAAAGTATCATGGACAAAAAGCAGCTCCACACCCACCTGAAGGCAATGTTCCTCCGGGGCTGTAAACTCACTGAGCCACTGCAGGGCTGATTCAGTGTGTTGCGCTTGAAGATTATATAACGGTTGGTGTATGTGACCAGCAGATCAAAGCCAAAGTTGAAACCTGTCCATCGCCAACAATACTACGGAGAATGAAGGTAAATATTCAGATTCACATTCTAATCTTAGTCTGGGTTTTGCAGTTAAAGTTTGATGCTGACCAACTCTGCATTGCAAGTCTGGAAGATGGCACGGACCTGACATGCTTTTCCATCAGCAACTGGAGGTTTTCTCGGTAATGAAACTTACATACGCTGCTTTTATCAATATCTCCAGTCTCCTTCCGCGTTTGCTTCTTGAACATCAAAATTTGGGAATGAAAACCTTTTCCCAATACAGGTATGTTAAGCTATTAGCTTTGGAATCAGCTTCCGAATGGAATGGCATGTCCTGCAGTGGACGTGCAATGGCATGTCCAACTCTACCCTATCAGACTTCGGGGACCAGCCCCTCCAGCCTTCAGATGTGAGGGCTGGGGGGCTGGTCCTCCAATTCTAATAGGGAAGCCacgaccccccctccccaccattgtGTACCAGAGGCAGGGATATCCTGCCCCAGCCCCTTGGGCTAGGCTTCCCAGGGCCCCTTCTCAGAGGTTCTGGGAGAGCACCACGTCCTCCCCTTCACACCACAGACCCTGACTGCACTTAAACCTTGCCACTGTATCACAAGCCCATCTTCCATGTTTCCTTCCCGAGCGTTAAAATCTGGGAATAAAAACCATTTGGCAATACAGTGAACGCTCAATTCAAGTGATTTTGTAAGCAGACATTTTCTGCTTCGATAAACTAGTTCATGTATGTCATGTGCACACACATCTCCTTCAACGCATTCAGATTTAATGGCCAACCCTTTCCCCCACTAATCCATTAAACTGAGGGTTCACTCTCCCCGTTAGGCTTTCCCAGGCTTTGGGTTGGCTTCCCAACGCAGTGCAGCAAATCTGGGTGCTTTGCGCATTTTCAGAGAGTGGGTGAAGCCTCTATGCAGACAGACCTTTTCCCATCAGTGCCCTTTTCCCTTCAGGCCAGCTCTTCACTTTGTCCTGTCCCCCCCACTGCTTCTTCATCCTTACTGTACTGTGTACTAGTTGCACCCTGTTTAGGCAACTGCTATGGTTGACAAGCAGATGCAAGAGACACCCTTCAACCATGTCTGCTCACATTCAACCCTTTCAGAATGAAGATGGTCTGCTTATGAGCATCCTCTCTATACTACAATGGCTGATTAATACTGTCAACAAACAACCTGTTTTGAAAAAGACAGGAATATGCATACTTACATCACCATCCTTGGCAAGTTTTCTGCCACAACGCATACTGCTTCCTTCAAGCTCTTCCTTATTGATTTCCTGaggccttaagaacataaaaagagcctttTACACAATGAAATTTTGCCAAGAAAAACAAGAGTCAAGTTGAACGTTATACCCCCATTACATTGTTAATTGGATATTACATTACACTGGGGTATAATGTAGACTAGTTTACTCGTCGTGCACCCCAGGCAACTTGATTTGTCACAGCCAAAATAGTCTACGCACATAGGCTGATGAAGAAGCAGCATGAACTTCTTTTAATCATACAATTAACTAAATCGTTGGATCTTTATGTTCATAAATCAAGTCTAACATGAGATGCAGAATTTCAGCATATTCAGCAATTTAGGGCTGTGCCTCAGTCCAGATTCTTTCCAGTGCAGACTAGAAACAGGCAGCTGACTGGGATGACGGTCGGCTGTCAGAAGTGGGGGGAGCTAAAtgaattcatagaatcatagagttggaaggggcctaataggtcatttagtccaaccccatGCCTTAGGCAGGAACTCCTctgagagcatctccaacaggtgcttgtcaagcctctgcctgaagatctccagtgagggagagtccaccacctctcagcaatctgttccactgccgaaccaccctgtCAGGAACTTTTTCCTAATGTCTAATCAAaatttcctctcttgcagtttgtaccctttggttctagttctactttcagacaGTTGAGCATAAATTATttccttccatatgacagccctttatgTATCTGAAGAGAGCTTttgtatcccctctcagccttctcttctccagaatGAAAATGCTAAGTTCCCTCTACCTCTcttcgtagggcttgtcctccagccccctgatcatcctcattgctctcctctgaacctgctccagtttggctgcatctttcttagtggggtgcccagaattgggcacaatactccaggtgaggtctaaccagtgaaaagtaaagcagaaccacaacttctcgtgacttgCAAGCTACGGTTCTTCTTTGGTCTTCACTGTGGAAGATATTGCCTATTCCTGAACCAGTTTTGGGGGCAAGAGTGTCCAaagaattaagtcaaatagaggtgaTGAAATGTAGTTCTAGAGCTGCTTGACAAACTGGAAGTTAACAAGGCACTGGTCCTGGATGGAACACACAAGTGGGCTCTTTAGGAACTTAAATGTGAAACTGCTAAACCAAGTTTGGGATGATCCTCATTGTAtattctccccatgtctgtgtgggttttcccTCAGCCAcatctgttccaccaagtgaattctcccTGTGGTCTGCAAAAACCTCAACCCCTCCCGCTCCCCAAGAAACATAAGATTatcagccctacccaatgcccagttcaattaaagttcttatatttaagtcaGGTCAGTGTGAGTTGGAACAAAATCAATTTTACATCtagcatgttttttgtttgggctggattgagattcaatgcttccctctaaacagcattaaaaacctAGAAGGATGAAGAGAGGAAATGAGACTCCACTGTGGGGGAGAGGAATTGATAAAAGAgaacaaccctttccaatcaagcagtACTTTCAAGACTATGATCACTGGAAcccaattttaaaaattacacaccATCAAAATCCATCTAGCTTTtttttaccagctcaagccttttTTTACTGTACTACGATGGggggatgccttctggagcacttgctcAAATCCCCATGggcaggatcaggaccattctggtagccttgcactacCCTTCGCCTGTCCTTccacatgagccaaggcacatttgcttacttgtgaatcAGTGCAaatgtgtggcttagttttgctttccatagggctcaatacattattCGGCTTAGagaaagggacttccttcttgagtgtttttgggggactgtgttcatcagatcaggaccactctggtgctGTTGGATTCTTCTTGATCTGCCCTTcgcaatggactaaggcaagttcatcactcacgagtaaacatgctgTATTGCTCAGTTTTACCTTCcacagggttcaatgcattttgttCATCTATCAGCTTGTTAGTTGCAGCTCTGCGACCCACCCATAACGACCCCCAGTTTGTGAAACCCTGGCACAGAATACTATCGCAGAAATTAAGAAGACAGATCCAACTAGGAAGGCAAGGTAGGACCAGTAGCCTCCAAACTGGGCCTGAAGAATCATCTGCTCTACTGGATCTAAGATGAGTTATGATCACTTAGTCACACCAATCCATTGTCTTGCAAGTCCTATGAATAAAGCTGCTTAAATCCTTGTGTCCAGCAATGCTGCAGTAAGGAAAAGTTAGCAGCTCCTTAACCAATTGAGAACTAGATCAAAGGTGAATAAGATGAAACAAATTACTGCACTAACCACCTTAACAGAACACAAGACAATAAAAGGGGAAAACACTCTAAGTTGGTGTCTCTAAAATAAAAAGCCTTTTCAGAATACCTTCTGCCATATGGAAGCCTGATCAGAATTTCTGTTTATGCTTAGATTGTATGGACGatttctgaccccccccccccaaagagtccAACACAGAACAAGGATCTTCACTGTCATCACTCTCTGCCACTGAAGAGGCAGGGTGGTTCAATGTTCAACTTGAGTCAGGAGGCTGTGGACTTCCTTCCTTGTTATCTGCAGTCTGAGAACAGCCATCCTCAAACACAGTCAGCTTCAAGGAGGATTCCCATCAATAcataatgcctcccccccccaacattttctGCGAAGAACTGCTGTAGAGATAAACAGGATTGGACAAGGGTTTAGAGAAGTGATTAAAGGGTTAAAGCTGGAAgcaattccttttttcttgttTATCCTAAGGTACCAGGAGAAGGCAAAATAAGGGTGAAGCTGAAACATCTAGCAGAGTAATGAGATTAAACTAACTTTTTTCTGGAAGGTTCCAGGTGGCAATCAAGTTCTATCTTTTTTATCAGGTCACCTGAGCTATATGAGGGGAGCATTGGGTAgccactctctccctgccttctTGCCATTCGCCTCCCAGAGTCTGGATTTTCCTAAACTGAGCATCAATTTAGCCCACAAAGCTGGAATTTCTGTTAGCGGATAAGTACAGTAGATAGATAAAGTTAGAGCTTTTGTTCGTTTCATTCTTGTATTATCCCTTGTATGTTTTATCTTTTGGGAACTGTTGCTCTCCTTATGTAATGCTATTATTctaaataaatctttaaaaagTTGAGTTCTTGATCGGTTGGGTGAATCCAAAGCTATGCTAAAGCCCACAGTTCAGAAGCCTTAGTTCAAGTTCAGTTAATCTGGGGAATGAAAGTTTCTATTTAAAGGGGGTGTTGGCTCATTCTCCTGGGGCCAAGTTTGCAAGTAGTGCAGACAGGTGATGGTGGCAGAACTACCGATATATCTGTGTGAAAATGGGCCTGAGGAAGCCTGATGGAGGGGACCGGCAAAGTTTGGGTTACTAAGAAGTATAGGAAGCTGACCCAGACACTTGGCTACAGTTACAGGAACAGTCATTTGTGATATTTTAGTGTTTCTGGACATATATTGTAAAAACAGAACTGGCTCACTTTTGTCAAGGAGGGACTGCGTCTTGTGCAAGTCTCCAGTAGTAGAGCTAAGTGGAAATGCCAGGGTTTTGGATACTAAACAGGCACCCACCATTGAGCTATAGTTTACACACACTGATTCAAGATTAAAGTCATCTTTATAACTGTACTGGCTGTCACAATATAGACAAGTATTAAGAGATAACAAATGTCAGGTTGGACTCTAAAAGCAGTTCAAGGGTCCACTTTCTGCTCTCTCAGGGAAAGCCAATGCTTAAAGCTGCAATCTTTAGGTAACtttcttatgcacacttacttgagggTAACCACCATACAACTCAGAgagacttgcttctgggtaaacGTGTGTATGGTGTGAGCTGCCAAGATACTTAATATTGGAATATTTTCATAACCAGACCCAACAGCAGCATGATTCAGTACAACTCTTCATAATGAATGGAGTGAATGGCCAGCTTAACACTGCAAAGCATCCAGATTTGAGCACATCAAGGGAAACCACCATGCCATGCTGAACAGCTACACTTCCCCCGCAAGAGGTCATGTGGGGATTATAAAATGAACTGGAAGGTCTAATTTTGATTCCCACAGAGTCACTGCAAACAGCTCTCTATACAAAACACAACACTGCCAGCTCCTTCTGAGGCCTAGGCCAATACCAAAAATTAATGAGTTTCTGCTTTCAAGTGAATTACCTCTGTATCCCACAAAGATGTGAAAAGGCTTGAATACAAGTCACACTGCAAAAGCCAACATTACTTCAGAGTTCTTAAACCTTGGGGtcaagcctcagttgtggggttgcagcaacttatgggaatgaaaaagtttgaagttCACTGGACTAGGGCACCAGCAGGTAAATGGGATGGCATACGGTAGACCTCTTCAGGTACTAgaagactgtgtcccagtcctgctcaggttcttagcaattgtgctaaaacagctttcactagtgccagacttcatggtaacttttgctgctctctaataagaatatttggttacaatgaacagtgctgggagggcttAATGGGAGTAGGAAGTAAGTTGATAAGGTTgcagaaggggtgggtgggatatTAATTGGGGTTGTGAAAAAGAATGAAGACCACTGCTTTTTTgattaaatataaaaattttaCCCATGCCAGGAACACAGATCCTGTGTTCATAAACTCAGTCGCCAGGATGCCAATAACAACAGCCCCTCACCCAAGTTCTCCAGGAATTGCAGAAGAGTTGGTCTCTCATTCTGTGCTGGCTGTGCAGAAGGCAGaggtagcagcagcagagacCCTATAAAGCACCATCTAAACCAAAGTGACActcaaccccttcccccaagttccTCTGGAACATGCAGAATATTTAAGGGGCGACATGGGCACTAGATTGCTTTTTACTAGACCATGGAGAAAAAAAGCAGTAGGAATTCCTCTTGTTGCTTCCCCAACACTGTCAAAGGAATGCAGAGGACAATGGAGCAAGGAGGTGGTGCTGGCATAAGACAACAGTTAGCCAAGTCAAACGTTTCTGGGTCTTTGCAAATAACAACAATCTCAAAAAGTATAACAACAGAATTTAGAGGGCTTTTAAGTTACACTTTTCACTTTTGCCTTGAAATGAGCATACTGAGATGTCTGTATCAGAGAAGGGAGGACACTAACAGAATTACAGGGAAGGGGGTCGACTATACATACCCAATATCATTGTCTTGTTCTGCTCTGAGCATGGCAAACCACTGCTGTTTGTAAACAGAGGACAGCCATTCTAAAATTTAAAGAGATCAAAGTGGGTCTTTTATGGACAGGGCACATACGTTAAGCAGCACTTTCAACAGATTTAAGCATTACTCATCATCGTTTACTAGATCACAGTCTCATTTACCACCACCAGAGGCTGCAGGACCCCACTGTTTTAGAGGCTGCCACATTACTCGATCCTATGGTTCATATCAAAGGTGAACGTTTTGGCACTTTGTGGAGGCTGTTTTTTTCCTGCCAGCATAACAGAAGGAGGATTTAATGAACATGTAAAAGGAGCAAGATTTAGTAGTAAGGAAGACAAATGTGAGGCTGAGAGCCAGGAGACCTGGCAAGAGCTGAGATCAGGGGGAAGATGGCAATCTAAAGCTGGGATCTGTTCCAAAATGAGAGCTCCAAAAGTGATAAAGATATACAACTTCAGTGTTCTGAACACTACACATTATGGGAAAAAGCCACCTATACATAAATCTGTTTTGAGACTTTGAGTGATAAACCAAACTAAAACAATAGTACACTGCCACTGAGCAATTCTGCCAGCAGAGAGCTTATGCTTTCATTTAGTAAGGATAAGTGTCACTCCAAAATACACATGGAAGACATGAAAAGATTACTACAACAAAGGATCACCTTTTGCTTCTGACAGTCGCCACACATAATAGAACTGGACTCCGGGTCCCTTGCTTTCTATCTGCAGTCATTTTCACGTGTCACTAAATTTGAGGAGCAGTATAGTGAGGACCTAAATTCTCACATCCTACCTAGCTGGCATTCTTGGGATCCAGTAATAAATTTATTTTAGATATTTGTTTCCTGCCTTTTCACTGCAAAATGCAATGACCAAAGTGACTTACAACAAACATAGGAACACTTTCTACCAAAAGTCTAACTCCCATCCCAACCTAGCTGGATGTGAAACTGCTCTCCACATCAATAAACTGGATCTGAACAGGTGCTTAAACCTCTCAAAGTGCCCACAGACTCAGTTCTGACCCCAGCAGGTGAAACAGAAGGCAACAAAAAGATGAGCAAAACAATTCTTACCTGCAGGTATCAGATTATCTCGCTCCACAATCCTTGCTGATGCCAAATCGCTGACTATGTATTGCAGCCTCAGATGTCTGAAAACTGTCAAAAATGCACTTCCTTGTTCAGATTCCAAGAATGAGATGCCACCCTCAAAATCTGCAGGGTCACAACACAATATGATGTTTGTGAACAGAGTAACAAACTTGGTCATCTACTCACCTGGGCTGATAAGCAAGCGAAAATTCCTCTCACTTGTGCTGGATTTGAGTTGCAAAACCCAGGACGAGATTTTTGGGAGAAAAGAAGAGTGGGTTCTCTTGCAAAATCCCAGCTACAGAAGAAAAAACCACCTTTTTCTTAAGGGGCAAAGTGCTGCAAGTTCACCTTAAATTATTGGGAGAGAATGAAAGAGGGGTTTTTCTCTTTCAATAGAACTGAGAGCTCTTGCTTCATTTGTGTGCTCACAGAGACTGTTGAGCTTAACAGCACTCCCTGCATGCTTGGAGTGCAAAGACATCGGGCTTTTTGGTATGTGCTGGCAAAATTCCCTCTCTTCTGTCACACAATTGTGTTGCCTCAGTCAGTACAAGAACAGCAGACTGGCAAAGTTTTCCATCCCAGTCAGGAGGGAAAAGCCCTCGTTTGCACCAATGCCTTGGTGTTGGCTGACTAAAgacgagaaagagagagaacacacataCCGATCACTTCGTTGCTTTGGAGAAGAGCGAAGCTGGCATAAAAAACCTGGAGTGGATGTTTTTGTGCTCACTAGGGATCATGCTCACTAGCCTTTTTAGCCTTGTGATGAGAAACCAAATCTTGTTGGATTATGTCATGGTGCAAATTAAGCACTGTGTCTGGGTAGGAGCAAGAAATGGAGAACCCACCTATGGCAAAAGAGTAtgaaatatacagtattttaactGTATTAATAGTAAAGAGCTGCTTTTAAGAGCTTTGGGAAAATTCAGAAATGTTATTGTGCAGAGACTCAGGTTTGTGGAGCAGTACTGCCATCATTCTATAAGTTTCTCCTCAATTTCAAATAGGGTACAGTTGCTCAGATTCTTCATGTAATCAGagacatttttaatatattcccaCGGGAATAAGTTATGGATCACAGTTTACTAGACTTAGTAGAGGATGTTGAAGCATGTTTTGGAGACAGTTTGGCAAGTACATGCTGGGGGGCAGTCTGGAGagcatgggtggggtggaggaatagACTGATGCTTGGCGAGTAAATGAAGACAATATCTGTGGATCTTTGGTGATTTACATACTAAACAATGTATTGTTGATCAGTGTATTATTGTTCAGTACCACAAAGCtggcattgcattctgctttcttCCCAATCTGAAGGGAAGTTATGTTTTCATTGATACACTAACACAATTAGATCCCATTTGTTCAAAGTCACACCTACTCATAGAATGCACACAGGTGTCACACCAACTAGTTTGTTGTGCTGGAAAATAAACATGCTTGAATGAGCATCCTTGACATGTTCTCCCTGCACCCTTTCCCTCCTTTGCACAACAAACCGCAATTTCCCATTACAGGCGATTATGAGGAAGCTGATTTTTTCAAATCAAGTTAATTCACAAGTTTAGCTTACAAACCAGAATCAAATCAAATGGTTTGAGAACAAACCTCAAGTTCTCTGTGCTTAGACACACTGAGAAACTGCAGTTTACTGAAGTTGGCAAATAGTTTTCAGACTTCTCCCTTCATACTTAAAGGGAGCTTGTTTGTTCATTCGCATTACAAGAAATGGCGTAAAAGCAATCACTTAAATGCCTGAGAAGCACAAACTGAGTTTGGAAAGAACAGATTAGGAACTGGCAGCctaacctgagctgcctggagttcagggctgcagcagcaccaaaatggctgctgaggcATTCTAAGCAAACCAGGTAGCCGGCGGCGGCTCCCAACacctccttgagggaaggggacatttttcctcttcccctgaataaggtaagcagcctgcaatggaactacttgacTCTTTGCTAGCTATTTAGCCAGTCCCATGTTGGGCCGAGAGGGTCCACGCGGGGCTTTGGCTCTGTCGAAGTTCATCTCTGCCGGTCCCaagccacccctccctcccctgccacactttCTCCCCATCCCACAACGTCTCCCCTCAtgaccccactcacctctccgccacccggTGCTAACTTGAAGCACTGGACAGTGGTCACCCATCCTCTGCCCAGCGCTGGCTCAGCAGGgctcatgctgagccagcacctaTGCTGGCCGGgcagtaagtgttgcaggcatgccttacggcatgtttgcgacactgtgCACCGACAGTGAGCTGGCATACaatgttcaggatcgggccctaaggctgcaatcctatgcatgttttcctatgagtaagtcccattgaacacaatgggacttagttctaaGCAAGCATGCACGGGATTGTGTTGTAGGGCAACAAGTTTGTCTCAGGCCATTTATGAAGTGTCAACTTCAAGCATATCCTGCACGGAAAGgaggtttgttattttttttaacacaaattCTCTCTCAATCCTTGCAACACCACATGTACCTTTTTGGCGCTTGGAAAACCAGACATCTGCTTCACTTAAAAGCTGTTTTAGTGATCCATTCCAAGAAGGCACTAGTTGAAGGAACATCCACTAGATAAAGCAAAGTGCAATAAGTTACACCTTCAATTATTGGTGGGAAATGTTACAAGATTTACTAAATAAGATAGGCACAACCCCAAACCCTGGCTGGATGATGCCATCTGCTGGCTTGTATCCAAGTACAAAGGCATCTTAGTAAGTATGAttagatcagccctggtctcaaTCTACCCTTGTTTCAAACATGGGATTGCTGGGTCTTTGGTTAGTACCTTCTTGAGAGCAGTATACACGTCCATTTCTACTTGCATCACAAACAGGTTAGAGGAACCGATCAGCTGTTTCATGAGGTTTATGCTGGAATAAAGAACAGGGATATGTGAAGGCAACAAACTCAGTTTACAGCCACAAACTTATTCAAATGTGCATCCTGTTAGATTAATTGGTAAACTAGGAGAAAGTGTTAGCCTATCTGAAATTTAAATACCTGAGTTCTTTGAAGAGTTCCACACTCTGGTGTGTCATCAGGTTGTTCAAGAGCCATTCAAGGCACCTAGATTTAAAATAAATCAGCTTTTATAAAGGTGTGCAGAAAGTTACTCTAAGGATATTTTAAACAGCCTGCTTCTCCCTAAATGAGACGTTGTCACCCAAAGCAGTCATAGCACCAGGATTACCATATATCATCCTTTACTATGAAGCCCTGCACACTCCAAAACCCGCCTATCCTGCTGCTCTTGTTCCCACAGCACTTTTAGTCTATTGCTTGTGCCTCCTACGTCCTCATTCCACCATCCTCTTGTTCCCCATCACTCTTGCCTATGATATTCAACTGTCCCAACTACACTGCCTCAGGTAGAAATAACCTATTATTCTTCTCGACGACCTTCAGTTCTACAATACCTCACATTTCTAAAACCCCTTCCTTTCCACATATGCATGCAGGCACTTGTAAAGTCACATAAAGCTGGAACAAAATGCAAGAACGTTTGTGAAGGACTATGTTAGACACTGTCCTCAATAAAGGTCAGGCTCAATTACACAGATATTAGGAATCTCTCTACCTTAGATAAAACTCATTCCAaagtagtattagtattatttatataccgcttttcaacaaatgttcacaaagcggtttacaaagaggatccaataactgatggctccctgtcccaaaagggctcacaatctaaaaagatgcaaaagaacaccagcaacagtcagccactagaaaagacactgctggggtgaggagggtcagttactctcctcctgctaataaaagaggaacacctacttgaaaaagtgcctcttgcccagttagcaggggtatacaTTAAATGATACTTACTTTTTCTTCACAGAATCTAATCCATATGTTCCTGCAGAATTATAGTAACTGCACACCGTTTTCACATTAATCGTTTCCTTCATTGTCTCACCACACTGCTGTATCAAGCCATCCTGCAAACACACAATAATGCGCAACCAATCTTCAAATCTATACATTTCATGAGCTATTCCTCAAAACCTGGCTGGTCAGAAGTCAACACAGTGATATATAGATAGTTGTCACTTGTTTGGAGAAGATTAGTTGCTGGAGGTACAGCCATTTTCCAGGCACAACAAGAAGAGGTCATGCACCAGGGAGCCAAACCATTAAAAAGGTAGGTCAATAATTAGTTTTAATTAGTTACGGATAATTAGTTTTCAGTTTTCTAGTTCCTGTCCAGACACTAGCTTTAAgagtgattcagggcccaatcctatccaacttttcagcgctgccTCCAGAggtgcatttgtttccttacctcggggctgcattgctgctggaaagctggatatgatTGGTTCCTCGATAGCTCTTACCATTTCTGAACAGCTTGGATACATTACAATCAAATACACTGATATTCTGTATGTAGAAAAACATTAATGTAACTGTTTATTTCAAATGTAAGGTTTTCCAAACAAAAACCGTAATGGGataaaaacaggaaaacaaaatcaTACTGTCACTGGAAGCTAGGCAGTTTTTGTGTTGGGGTTCAGTTTCAGTTCTGGGCAACCAAGATATTTTATATTCCAATTCAATCCGTAAACTCTTAAACACCTCTGAATGTTTGGGACTGGTTCAACTCCCTGCTTGGCACAGATACGGAGAGTATCTTTAAGGGCTGTTTTAGAAATTtatcttttactgcgtgctttcaatctgctgctatgtattttatctatgtattttatcttgctttaattgtttttaagtgttttgtatttttaatgtttatttgttgtcttgtattttaacctgattgttagccgccttgggtgcccttcggggagaaaggcagaatataaatcgaataaataaaataaatagagtGTTTGTAACAATGAGAGGAATCTTTTGGCTGTTAGTGTGGAAAATTCTCCTATGTGTTTGCCTGACACTGGAGCAACTCAGGGATGCTCTCTCACCTACCCAGTAGGTTGGgtggggaagaaaggcaggggggCTGGAT
The sequence above is a segment of the Tiliqua scincoides isolate rTilSci1 chromosome 11, rTilSci1.hap2, whole genome shotgun sequence genome. Coding sequences within it:
- the GMCL1 gene encoding germ cell-less protein-like 1, which produces MFSGSWKESGMDTIELEIPDQNIDIEALQKAFGSLYRDEVLINPSQVIALLAAASMLQLDGLIQQCGETMKETINVKTVCSYYNSAGTYGLDSVKKKCLEWLLNNLMTHQSVELFKELSINLMKQLIGSSNLFVMQVEMDVYTALKKWMFLQLVPSWNGSLKQLLSEADVWFSKRQKDFEGGISFLESEQGSAFLTVFRHLRLQYIVSDLASARIVERDNLIPAEWLSSVYKQQWFAMLRAEQDNDIGPQEINKEELEGSSMRCGRKLAKDGDYCWRWTGFNFGFDLLVTYTNRYIIFKRNTLNQPCSGSVSLQPRRNIAFRLRLASFDGSGKLICSRTAGYQILTLEKDQEQVVMNLDSRLLVFPLYICCNFLYTSPEKKTENDGQPDNPES